The genomic window AACAGCTGTTCGAGTTATCGACGAAACGATAATTATAGAATTAAAGAAAAAGTGGCACCCACAGAAAAATCGCTGCTTAGCAATGCAGACAGAAATAATGGATCATTCATCCCTGATGCGAGGATCAAGGTTTTTATCCATTCAACAAGTATGCCCGTGTCTCATTTTTTTTAGTTTGAAAAATCAAAAAATTTTTTGGTTGACAAAAAAAACAGTGCGTTCTAAGATAATAGATAGATGAATAAAGAATTAGACGATGAATAAAACGAAGTAGTGATTAAAGCCAATGTTTCAGAAAACTAGTGGTTGCTGCGAACTAGTACATGCTTTAACGCGAATTACATTTTAGGAGTCTATGGCTTGATGCCACGCGACAGCGTTAAATGTTTGAGAGATATGTTTTGGAAGCAAACATATAATTTGGGTGGTACCGCGAATTTTCGTCCCTTGACTGATTAGTCAAGGGACTTTTTTTATTCAATCAAACAACGAGCAGATCTTCTGCTTTGATAAAAAATTATGGAGGGTGATTCGATGAATATTATTGATGAATTAACGTGGCGTGATGCCATTAACCAACAAACGAACGAAGAAAGACTTCGTGAACTTGTTGAAGAAAAGAGTATTTCCCTTTATTGCGGGGTTGATCCAACAGGCGATTCGATGCATATTGGTCATTTGATCCCATTTATGATGATGAAAAGATTCCAATTAGCAGGACATCATCCATATATCTTGATCGGTGGGGGAACTGGAACCATCGGTGACCCAAGTGGCCGTACGAGCGAACGTGTGTTACAAACGATGGAACAAGTACAGCACAATGTAGATGCTTTATCGAACCAAATGCGTAAATTGTTTGGGAAAGATGCAAATATCACATTCGTGAATAACTATGACTGGTTATCAAATATCTCTTTACTGGAATTTTTAAGAGACTACGGAAAAAACTTCAACATCAATACGATGTTAGCAAAAGATATCGTAGCAAGTCGTTTGGAAGTCGGTATTTCATTCACAGAATTCACTTACCAAATCTTGCAATCGATCGATTTCTTACACTTGCACAGAACGTACGACGTGCAGTTACAGATCGGTGGAGCTGACCAATGGGGGAACATCACTGCTGGTTTAGATTTGATCCGTAAATTGGAAGGACCAGAAGCAGAAGCCTTTGGATTGACGATCCCATTGATGCTAAAAGCGGATGGCACGAAGTTTGGGAAAACTGCCGGCGGTGCGATCTGGCTAGATCCTGAAAAAACATCACCTTACGAATTCTACCAATTCTGGTTGAACCAAGATGATCGTGATGTTGTAAAATACTTGAAATTCTTCACTTTCTTATCACAAGAAGAAATCAATGAATTAGCGAAAAAAGTGGAGACAGAACCTGAGAAACGTGAGGCACAACGCCGTTTAGCCGAAGAAGTGACACGTTTTGTCCACAGCGAAGAAGATTTGCAAGAAGCGCAAAAAATCACAGCTGCATTATTCTCTGGAAATATCAAAGAACTAAACGCTTCAGAAATCGAACAAGGCTTTGGAAATATGCCGAATGTCGAGATTTCAAGTACCCCTGAAAATATCGTGGAATTGCTTGTTTCCACAAAAATCGAGCCATCAAAACGTCAAGCACGTGAAGATGTATCGAACGGAGCTATAAGTATTAACGGTGATCGCGTAACCGATTTAAATTTTGTCATTGATCCAGCTACAGAATTTGATGGTAAATTCGTAGTGATCAGAAAAGGGAAAAAACGCTACTTTTTGGCCAAAGTAGTTGATTAGAATTTAGTAATTTTTTGCCTTGTAAAAGGTCTATTCCATTACAAAATTCCAATTTTTGAAACTTATCCTAATAGTTACGCCGATTGTCGTTAATACAATCAAAAGGAGAGAATTTACATTTGTAAATTCCCTCCTTTTTTTAATTTTTATCAATTGTACCAACAATTCAAACAATTAAAAACATTAAAATGAAATGAGGAAAATAGAAAAAATGATATTTACAGAAATAAAAAACAGGTGTAACCTAAGCCTCGACAAAATTTAAATAATTATTTTTAGGAGGGTTTCTTCATGGAATCAAATGTAAATGATTTAAATTTAAATGCACTATTCATTGGAGACAAAGCAGAGAATGGCCAAATCTATAAAGATTTGTTAAATGAATTAGTGGACGAACACTTAGGATGGCGTCAAAATTATATGCCACAAGATATGCCGATCATTACGCCGGAAGAAAAAAGCAGTGAAAGCTTCGCTCACACGATCAACAAAACAAAAGACGTGTTAGCAGAAATCTCTACGCGGATGCGTACGCACTCTGTCCCATGGCATAATGCAGGACGTTATTGGGGACATATGAACTCTGAAACATTGATGCCATCATTATTGGCTTATAATTTTGCGATGTTATGGAACGGAAATAATGTCGCTTATGAATCTTCTCCAGCAACGAGTCAAATGGAAGAAGAAGTAGGAATGGAATTTGCTACATTGATGGGGTACAAAAATGGCTGGGGACACATCGTCGCAGATGGTTCATTAGCTAACTTGGAAGGTCTATGGTATGCACGTAACATCAAATCATTGCCACTTGCGATGAAAGAAGTGACACCTGAATTGGTTTCCGGAAAAACAGACTGGGAATTGATGAATCTTTCAACGCGTGAAATCATCGATCTATTAGATCAAGTGCCAGAAAAAATCGATGAGATCAAAGCACATTCTGCACGCAGTGGGAAACATCTGCAACAATTAGGTAAATGGTTAGTACCACAAACAAAACACTACTCTTGGTTGAAAGCAGCAGACATCATTGGTGTCGGTCTAGATCAAGTGATCCCAGTGCCTGTCGATCACAACTACCGCATGGATATCAATGAACTTGAAGCGATCATTCGTGAATTGGCTGCTGAACAAACACCAGTTTTAGGTGTCGTTGGTGTCGTTGGTTCTACCGAAGAAGGTGCAATCGATGAAATCGACAAAATTGTTGAATTACGTCGCGCACTAGAAAAAGAAGGTATTTATTTCTACCTACACGTAGATGCAGCTTACGGTGGTTACGGACGTGCGATCTTCCTTGATGAAAACAATGAGTTCATTCCATTTGATCAATTAAAAGAAGTACACGCAAAACATCATGTCTTCACAGAAAACAAAAATTATCTATTAAAAGAAGTGCATCATGCCTATCAAGCAATTGAAGAAGCAGAATCAGTAACGATCGATCCACATAAAATGGGCTATGTTCCTTACTCTGCTGGCGGAATCGTAATCAAAGACATTCGTATGCGCGATGTGATCTCTTACTTTGCAACGTATGTATTTGAAAAAGGAGCAGATATCCCAGCGTTACTTGGTGCTTATATCTTAGAAGGATCAAAAGCGGGAGCAACTGCCGCAAGTGTTTGGGCAGCACATCATGTACTACCATTGAATGTGACTGGTTACGGTAAATTGATGGGGGCATCGATCGAAGGTGCACATCGTTTCTTCAATTTCTTGAATAATTTAACATTCAAAGTGGGCGATAAAGAAATCGAAGTTCATCCATTGACTTATCCAGATTTCAATATGGTCGATTATGTATTCAAAGAAAAAGGCAATGATGATCTGGTAGCAATGAATCAATTGAACCATGATGTATATGATTATTCTTCTTATGTCAAAGGAAGCATCTATGGCAATGAATTCTTGACCTCTCATACAGACTTTGCGATTCCAGATTATGGCAATAGCCCATTACAATTTGTAAAACAATTAGGATTTACAGAAGAAGAATGGGAACGCGCTGGAAAAGTCACAGTCTTACGTGCTAGTGTCATGACGCCATATATGAATAAAGCAGAACATTTTGAAGAATATGCAGAAAAAATCAAAGCAGCACTTCAAAGTAAACTAGAAAAAATCTATGCAGATCAGTTAGTGGCAAACGAAACAAAATAAACGTAAATCTTTGGATGAGTGAGGAGAAAGGGAGTCGAAATGAGCGCTCATCTCTCGTTCAAAAAGAACGAAGGATGAGCTTCCTCTCTCAACTCATTTATTTCATGTTGGAGTGCCTTTGAAGCTTGATGATCCAAGCAAAAATACTCAAAGCACAAGTTGTCCGTACGTTTGCTTTTATTTGCTATTAATGAAAAAGTTTCAAAGACACGCCTATTTAATCATTAATAAGGAGAGTGTCAAAATTGAGTAAAGCTCAAGTAAGTAAAATGGGGCTAGGAACATTTATTGGTTTGACTATGGCGCTATGTGCCACTGTTCGTAGTATCCCAACGTTGTCAGCTGTTGGTTGGACATTGATTTTTTACACTATTTTTGCCGTCTTGTTTTTTGCTGGACCTATTTCAATGATTTCTGGTGAATTATCAACGATGCTTCCACAAGAAGGAGGCCCACAACTTTGGGTAAAAACAGCACTAGGTAGTAAATGGGGATTTGTCGTTGCTTGGTTGCTATGGGTGCAAATGTTTCCGGGAATGGTAATGGTCGCTTCTACCTTAGGGCCATTATTAGGAAATACATTTGGAAATGCGTCTCTTGGAAACAATCACTACTTTGTTTTAGGCTGTATCTTGGTCATCTACTGGATCATCACCTTGCTCAACTTGAAGTTTGACATGGCGAAAGTCGGTGGGAACATTGGTGTTTGGCTAGGGGTATATATTCCTGTTGTGATCATGTTTGTTTTGGGGATCTTAGCGTTTTTCAAAGTGGGACTTGTTTCAAATGGCTATCTAGGAGATTTTTCATGGTCAAAAGCATTGCCTGATCTACAACACAGTGACTCGTTGAAATATTTGGCAGGGATCACATTTATCTTTGTAGGGATCGAAATGAGTTCAGTGTATATGCCTCGTTTGAAAGATGCAACGAAGAACTATACTAAAGGGGTCTTCATTGCATTGATCGGACTTGTCTTATTGAATGTCATCAACGCTTTGTTTGTCGCAAATGTCGTACCAGAAGGAACGATGGAATTGGCAAATATCACACAACCAGTATTGATCTATTGTGATATTTTAGGATTGCCAACGATCATTGGTAATATCTTCAGCTTTATGGTCTTTATTGGTGTTCTTTTACAATTATCTGCTTGGGTAACTGGACCTTCGAAAACGATTATCCAAGTGGCTCGTGAAGGGTTCTTACCACCAAAATTTGGTTTCCATAAAGAAAACGAATATGGTGTTTCGAGAAATGTTGTATTGACACAATCAGTAGTTATCTCACTCTTTGCATTGCTATATGGCATAATGGATGATGTAAGTGCGGTCTTTCTTACATTAACAAATGCAACAACCGTGATTTATTGCATTGTTTATTTCTTGATTGCCGTATCATTATTAAAAATGAGAACTAGCCATCCAGAATTGGCACGTCCTTATCGAATCGGTAAAAAAGGAAATGGCTTTGCTTGGCTTGTTAGCTGTATGTTGATGCTGGCAATCATCGCTGTTGTTGTTTCAACATTAGGAACTTCAACATTAGCCGATGCATTGCTTGTTGGGGCCATTGCGATCGTGATGTTCGTTATTCCGTTGATCATCAATCGCGTGAAGAAAGCAACCTGGTTGACTGAAGTTGAAACAGACTTAAAAGAATAACAGGAAAAACGATCTCTTAGAGAATATAAAACAACACCTATGAAGAACTGTTTTCTTCGTAGGTGTTGTTTTTCTTAAAAAATCAAGAGCAAAAAAATAGAGACGTCTCAACTTTTGGCTAAGTAGACGTGTTCTAATGCTTTATTTTTGTTTGATCTTCCTAGGAATGAATGACCTATTTTTCTTTCAATGGAACAACAGTTTCTCGTTTGATCAAACGATGGGGGATCACTAAGCGCACGCCATTGCTCACTTCTTCATGGATCAGTTCTTGTAATTTTTGCATTGCGACTCGCCCTAACTCAGAGATATCGATGTCGATACTCGTTAAATAAGGGTGCATCAAAGTAGAAAAAATCGAGTTATTGAAGCTGATCATCGAAAGGGTTTCCGGGATGACATAGCCATACATTTGAGCGAGTTGCATCGTGCGCAGCGCGAAAATATCATCGATGACAACTAATGCTGTCGCTTTCGTATTTTTCAAAATCGAATCAAACGCCAAGTAATCTTCGGCTTGTTCCAAAGTGACACTTGGCTGGGCATTCAACCCCGCTAACATCATGGCTTTTTGATACCCGAAATAGCGTTCAAAATATAAACTTTCGTGGGTGGTATTAGTCACGAAAAGAATGTTTTTATGACCATTATCAATCAAGAATTCAGTTGCTTGTTTCCCTAACAATTGATTGTCATTGTCAATGTAGATGATTTCGTTCTCATGGTGATACGGTTGTCCGATCAGCGTGAACGGAATCTGTTGTTCATAAAGATAATCGATGACTGGGTCTTCGCTATCCGAATAAACAAGGATAAAGCCATCGACTTGTTTTTGCAAATGCATTCGCTGAACGTTCTCTAACAAGAGGTCGAAACTTTTGGCTGTAGCGATAGCTGTTGTCACGCCGTGATGACGAGCTTCTTCGTTGATTGCTTCCATGATCTCAAGATAAAACGGGTTGCCAAGACGCTCTCTTGAATCGAGTGGTGGAAGAATGACACCTACAGCGCTTGATATACGTTTACCAAGATTTCTCGCCGTGATATTTGGCACATATCCTAGCTCATCCATGATTTTTCGTACTTTCTTTTTCGTTGTTTCAGAAATGCTTGGATGATCGTTGATCACGCGAGAAACAGTCGATGTCGCTACACCTGCTTTTTTTGCAACATCTTTCACTGTAATTGACATAAATTAAATCACCTTTCTTTTTTCATCGTTCATCGTCTTGGTTGGCTTCTTAAAATCAAATAAAGCAAAAATGGTCAAGTGAATGTACTGAATTCATAAGTTGTTTGGCTGATACGTTCTTGTCCAGGACGTAGTGTGATCGAGCCAAACGCCGGAAAGTGAACGATATCTGGTATTTCTTGTGGTTCGATGGCTAAACCAAAATTAGAGTGCATTTTTTTGCCATTGATTTGTAGCTCTTCATCGAATCCAGTTGTAGAAAATAATACCATACTTTTGTTCGTAGTTGCTATATTCATTTGGCGACCGGAAGTTTCTTCTGATAATGTTAAACTATTTTTTGTTAGTTTCGGTGAATTCAATAAAAAGACATCATCAAGCCCCATAGGATACTTAGACAAAATTTCCGTTAAGGGATTCGATTTATGGAAATCGATGGGTAAGTCCTCTTTAGCGATTGTTTCTCCTGTAGGTAAGTTATCATGATCAAGAAGTAACAGGCTATCTAATTGGATTTGAAGTTGATGCGTATCAATATCTCGCTTTCCATTACCTGATAGATTGAAATAGGCGTGATTTGTAGGATTACAAATCGTTTCAACGACGCTATTCGCCTTAGTGATCATCACTAATTTGTTGCCCTCTAACTGATAAGTGACAGTAGCGGTGATTGGTCCTGGATAACCTGAAGAAGTGTCTTTTAAATAAAAGACGACACCAACTGCTTGAGGTGATTTGAATACTTCTACCTCCCAAAATTGAAAGGACCAACCGTTTGTTCCGCCATGGATATGATGATGCCCATTATTTTTTTCGAGTTGATGCGTTTCCCATTCGCCATTTCTGATCCTACCTGCCACTGGACCAACAGTTGCACCAAAAAAACTTTGATCGGATAAAACATCTTGGAGATTGTCGTAAGAGAGTAAGACATTTTCCTTGAGACCATTCCTGTCGGGTGTGAACACTTGGTGTAAACGAGCACCATAATTGAGAAGAACGACTTCTAGCTCGTCGTTCTTCAATGTGATTTTTTTTAGGTTTGTTTGTTTGATGGGGAGAACAGAGATGCTTGGTTCAGACATCTTTACGCCAAACTTGTTGCAGATAGTCGAGTGTTAACGCAGACGTATCAGCGACGATCGGAATTTCCTCCCCAAGATCTTCCTTGCGCCCAACGCCTACAGGATAGGCACCGCTTGCGATGATTGCTTGGATGCCTGCTTTTGCATCTTCGATACCTACACACTCAGTAGCAGCTAAGCCGATTTCTTTTGCTGCTAATAAAAAGATATCAGGGGCGGGTTTGCCACTTGCTACTTTGCCAGGGGCGGCAATTGCATCAAAGTAGTCAGTCAACTGCATTTTATTCAGCAACAATGGGCCGTTTTTGCTTGCGGAAGCTAAGGCGATCTTGATGCCCGCTTCTTTTAATTCCGTTAATAAGGAAACGATACCCGGAAATACGTCTGATGGTGTGATTTCTTGGATCATTTCTAGATAGTACTCATTTTTGCGTTTAGCTAAATCAGCGAATTCTTCGTTTGAGAAATCATTTTCTTTCTTACCATAGGCAAGAAGTAACGTCAATGAATCTTCCCGGCTAACGCCTTTCAATTGTTCGTTGAAGTTGCGGTCGATTGAAACCCCGATTTCTTCACCAAGTTTTTTCCAAGCGCGATAATGGAACTCTGCTGTGTCGGTGATGACACCATCTAAATCGAATAGAACACCCTTAAACATGTGCATCTTCCTTTCTTAATGGGATCGTCAATTGATCAGTCAACGCTTGTTTTTGTCCGTAAACACTTAATTCTAGTGCTTCACCATTTAGTAATGTGAAGGTTACTTGTTCGTCAGAAACAGCAACAAAAATCAAACGACCACGATAGTTGATATGGAAAGAATAGGCGTTCCATGTGTTTGGTAAAAAAGGAGCAAAAGATAATTCGCCATGGGCAGTTTTCATTTGAGCAAAACCTTGGACGATTGCTAACCAGCTACCTGTCATCGAAGTGATGTGCAAGCCATCTTCCGTGTCGTTATTATAGTTATCCAAATCTAAACGAGCAGTACGTTGATACATTTCAACTGCTTTTTCTTCCAAACCAAGTTCAGCAGCTAAAATCGCATGGATACTTGGGGAAAGGGAAGACTCATGGACAGTCATTGGCTCATAGAAATCAAAGTTTCGTCGTTTTTCCTCTGTTGTAAATTCTTCATTGAAGAAGTAGATGCCTTGTAAAACATCCGCTTGTTTAATAAAGCAAGAACGCAAGATTTTATCCCAAGACCATTTTTGATTCAATGGCAATTCGCTGAGCGGTAAATCCGAAACCGGCATCAAATCTTTATCTAGGAATGTATCATGTTGAACAAAAATACCTTGCTCTTCGTCAACAGGGTAGTACATATTCTCAACGATATCTGCCCATTGATTTAATTCTTCTTCAGTGATCTCGATCGTTGCTTCTTCTTTATAAGCTAAATAGTTTTCTCGTGTATAACGGAGGACCCAAGCAGCAATCGTATTCGTATACCAGTTATTATTGATGTTGTTTTCGTATTCATTTGGACCAGTCACGCCGTGGATCATATATTTGTTTTGGCGTTTTGAGTAATGGACACGGTCTGCCCAGAAACGAGCGATTTCAGCCAATACTTCAAGCCCTTCTTTTTTCAGATAAGACGTGTCGCCAGTATAATTTGTATAGTTGTAAATCGCATAAGCAATTGCACCGTTCCGGTGGATTTCTTCAAAGGTGATTTCCCACTCATTGTGGCATTCGACACCAGTAAAGGTCACCATTGGATAAAGGGCACCTTTTAATCCTTGTTGTTGGGCATTATGAATAGCTTGTGGCAATTGATTATGACGGTATTTCAATAAATTTTTCGTCACTTCTGGGTCAGCTAATGCAAGATAAAGTGGCACGGCATAAGCTTCTGTATCCCAATAAGTGGCACCGCCGTATTTTTCACCAGTAAAGCCTTTTGGTCCAATATTCAAGCGCTCATCTTCACCATAATAAGTAGAGAATAATTGGAAAAGGTTGAAACGAATCCCTTGTTGCGCTTCGTCATCACCCTCTATGACTACATCCGCTAATTCCCAACGTTTTGCCCAAGCGGTAGTTTGTTCTTCTTTGGCTGCATCGTAATGGGTAGTCAACTGTTTGAATTCTTCTATAAGTGTTGAGGCTTGTTGTGCTTCAGGGATATCACGACTTGTCAAAATCACGACTTCTTTGTCCATGACGATCGGTTCATTTAGCGTTAGGTCAAATGAGAAGACGCCTTGTAACGCTAATGTCTTTTCTTCAAATACAGGTATCGTTTCTTCACCGTTGATCAAATGACGCATGCCAGCAGTGACAGTGAATTGTTCAATATCAAAAGCGTTAGGAATCGTTTTGGTTGTCAAATAACCGATTGAATCTTTTGTGCCGCGGTCGATTTGATTCCAAAAATGTTCATCGTAGTTGCTATCTTCATTTTGAACATTCCCATCAAGTTTGGAAACAAATTTTACATTGCCAGTGCCGGCAAGTAGTTCTACAGTTACACGGATATAAGCTGCTTCGTTTTTGACGATACTCAAGAAACGCTCAAATGAGAACCGAACTTTATTCGTTGCTGTGGTGATCGTAAAATGACGAGATAAGACCCCGTTTTTCATATCTAATTCCCAATGAAAATCCTCTGGATCAAGAGAAGCTAAATCAATCAGTTGGTCGTTGATGTAAATGTCCATCGCAATAAAGTTGACAGCGTTGATCACTTTTCCGAAGTATTCAGGATAGCCGTTTTTCCACCAACCAACACGAGTTTTGTCGGGATACCAGATGCCCGCTAAATAGGTACCTTGATGATGATCGCCAGAGTACGTTTCTTCAAAATTCCCACGCATCCCCATGTAGCCGTTTCCAATACTTGTCAAGGACTCTTGCAAACGTAAATTTTCTTTATCTAATGTTGTCGTACTGATTTTCCAAGGATCGATTTGGAATAAGCGTTTGATTTGTTTCATGATTCTCCTCCTAAATGTTTCATTTCTTAGGTTTATAATAAACGCAACCGGTTGCGTTAGTCAATAGCAAAGTGAGAAATCGAGAATCTTTTTGTTGAGAAATGACTAGCAAGAAAAAAATATCGTGAATATATTATTATTGATAAAGGGTATATACTATATTGTAGAGTTTTTGTTTTTCAAAAGAAAAAACAAATAAAATAAAAATAAAGCATTTACAAAAAAAGAAATTACCTCTATAATACGGATTAACGAAACCGATTGCGTAAAGGAGAGATAGAAATTGAAAAAATTATTTAGTTTTGAGTTTTGGCAGAAATTTGGAAAGGCTTTAATGGTCGTTGTCGCAGTGATGCCAGCTGCTGGTTTGATGATCAGTATCGGGAAATCGATCCCATTGATCAACCCAGATATGGCAGCGCTTGTTACTACGGGTGGCGTTCTTGAAAGTATTGGTTGGGCAATTATTGGAAACTTACATTTATTATTTGCGTTAGCAATAGGTGGTAGCTGGGCGAAAGAACGTGCAGGCGGAGCATTTGCTGCCGGTATCTCATTTGTTTTGATCAATCGGATCACAGGTGCGATCTTTGGTGTGACAACAGAGATGTTAGCAAACGAAGATGCGTTCACACATACGTTGTTCGGCACACGGATCATGGTCAAAGGATTCTTTACGAGTGTACTAGAAGCGCCTGCATTGAATATGGGGGTATTCGTAGGGATCATCGCCGGTTTTGTCGGTGCGATGGCGTATAACAAATACTATAACTACCGTAAATTACCAGATGCACTTTCTTTCTTTAACGGCAAACGCTTTGTTCCTTTTGTAGTGATTCTATGGTCAACGATCGTTGCACTAATTTTGGCAGCAGTTTGGCCAGCAATTCAAGCAGGAATCAACAATTTCGGTTTATGGATCGCACAGTCACAAGATAGTGCGCCAATTTTAGCACCATTTTTATATGGAACATTGGAACGTTTATTATTACCATTCGGGTTACACCATATGTTGACGATTCCAATCAACTATACGCAATTAGGTGGAACGTACGAGATTTTATCTGGTGCACAAGCAGGGACACAAGTATTTGGACAAGATCCATTATGGTTAGCTTGGGCAACTGACTTAGTGAACCTAAGAGGCGCAGGCGACATGTCACAATACGAATTCGTGTTGCAAAACTGGACACCAGCTCGTTTTAAAGTTGGTCAAATGATCGGTTCTTCTGGTATTTTGATGGGGATGGCACTTGCCATGTATCGCAATGTCGACCCAGATAAAAAAGCGAAATACAAATCAATGTACTTCTCAGCTGCTTTAGCTGTCTTTTTAACAGGGGTAACAGAACCACTAGAATTTATGTTTATGTTTGCGGCAGTGCCACTTTATGCCATCTATGCAGTGATCCAAGGGGCAGCTTTTGCAATGGCTGATATTTTACCATTACGTGTCCATTCATTTGGGAACATCGAATTATTGACGCGGACACCATTAGCAATCAAAGCAGGACTTGGCGGTGATTTGATCAACTTCGTCATCTGTGTCATTCTCTTTGGTGTAGTGACTTACTTCTTAGCGAATTTCTTGATCAAGAAATTCAACTTTGCGACACCAGGACGTAACGGAAACTACGACAGCGATAGCGAAGAAACAACAAATGGCACGACAGCCGGACCTGCTGATCAACAAATCATCCAAATCATCCATCTATTAGGTGGAAAAGAAAACATTAAAGACGTGGATGCTTGTATGACACGGTTACGTGTAACAGTTGCCGATCGAGGTAGAGTCGGTTCAGAAGACGCATGGAAGCGTGCAGGCGCAATGGGCTTGATCGTAAAAGACAACGGCGTCCAAGCGGTTTATGGACCAAAAGCGGATGTTTTAAAATCAGATATCGAAGATCTATTGCAATCAGGGGCAGATATCCCTGAACCACAAGTCAAAGAAGTCGTGATGGAAAAAGAAACAGCGACAGCAGCATTAGGGATCGAAAAAGAATTATACGCAGTGGCAAAAGGTGAAGTGATTGCTTTAGCAGAGGTCAATGATCCAGTCTTTTCACAAAAAATGATGGGAGATGGGTTTGCGGTCATTCCTGAAACAGATGCGATCACAGCTCCAGTAGCCGGTAAAATCGTCAGCGTATTCCCAACGAAACACGCAATCGGTATGGAAACAGCGGAAGGTGCAGAAGTACTGATCCACATGGGAATCGATACTGTCCAAATGGCAGAACCTGCATTTGAAGTTTCTGTCAAAGAAGGACAAGAAGTCACACCAGGCACCCAAATTGCACGAATGGATCTAGCCAAAGTCAAAGAACAAGGGAAAGATACAACGATCATGGTCATTTTTACTGATGATAAAGTGAAAGAAGTTGCGATCACCACTCTTGGTTCTGTTGAAATAGGTACAGAAATCGGTAAAATCAAGCTATAATAAATAAAAGAAGTATTCAGAGATTGTGACGAAAAAGCAAGACGATGGGGATTTTTTCTTCAACGATCAGCGCTGACGTAGCAGTCTCTGATTTTTATGTAAAAAGGAAAAGAGGTTCCCAAAAAAATGAAAGTAATGACGTTGAATACGCATAGTTGGTTGGAAGAAGATCCATTCACTAAACTTCAAGAACTCACTGACAAGATTCTAGCCGAGGGATATGATGTGATTGCTTTGCAAGAGGTCAATCAACTGATCCAAACAAATATTGTCAACGAA from Enterococcus sp. DIV1094 includes these protein-coding regions:
- the pgmB gene encoding beta-phosphoglucomutase encodes the protein MFKGVLFDLDGVITDTAEFHYRAWKKLGEEIGVSIDRNFNEQLKGVSREDSLTLLLAYGKKENDFSNEEFADLAKRKNEYYLEMIQEITPSDVFPGIVSLLTELKEAGIKIALASASKNGPLLLNKMQLTDYFDAIAAPGKVASGKPAPDIFLLAAKEIGLAATECVGIEDAKAGIQAIIASGAYPVGVGRKEDLGEEIPIVADTSALTLDYLQQVWRKDV
- a CDS encoding glycoside hydrolase family 65 protein translates to MKQIKRLFQIDPWKISTTTLDKENLRLQESLTSIGNGYMGMRGNFEETYSGDHHQGTYLAGIWYPDKTRVGWWKNGYPEYFGKVINAVNFIAMDIYINDQLIDLASLDPEDFHWELDMKNGVLSRHFTITTATNKVRFSFERFLSIVKNEAAYIRVTVELLAGTGNVKFVSKLDGNVQNEDSNYDEHFWNQIDRGTKDSIGYLTTKTIPNAFDIEQFTVTAGMRHLINGEETIPVFEEKTLALQGVFSFDLTLNEPIVMDKEVVILTSRDIPEAQQASTLIEEFKQLTTHYDAAKEEQTTAWAKRWELADVVIEGDDEAQQGIRFNLFQLFSTYYGEDERLNIGPKGFTGEKYGGATYWDTEAYAVPLYLALADPEVTKNLLKYRHNQLPQAIHNAQQQGLKGALYPMVTFTGVECHNEWEITFEEIHRNGAIAYAIYNYTNYTGDTSYLKKEGLEVLAEIARFWADRVHYSKRQNKYMIHGVTGPNEYENNINNNWYTNTIAAWVLRYTRENYLAYKEEATIEITEEELNQWADIVENMYYPVDEEQGIFVQHDTFLDKDLMPVSDLPLSELPLNQKWSWDKILRSCFIKQADVLQGIYFFNEEFTTEEKRRNFDFYEPMTVHESSLSPSIHAILAAELGLEEKAVEMYQRTARLDLDNYNNDTEDGLHITSMTGSWLAIVQGFAQMKTAHGELSFAPFLPNTWNAYSFHINYRGRLIFVAVSDEQVTFTLLNGEALELSVYGQKQALTDQLTIPLRKEDAHV
- a CDS encoding PTS transporter subunit IIBC, with translation MKKLFSFEFWQKFGKALMVVVAVMPAAGLMISIGKSIPLINPDMAALVTTGGVLESIGWAIIGNLHLLFALAIGGSWAKERAGGAFAAGISFVLINRITGAIFGVTTEMLANEDAFTHTLFGTRIMVKGFFTSVLEAPALNMGVFVGIIAGFVGAMAYNKYYNYRKLPDALSFFNGKRFVPFVVILWSTIVALILAAVWPAIQAGINNFGLWIAQSQDSAPILAPFLYGTLERLLLPFGLHHMLTIPINYTQLGGTYEILSGAQAGTQVFGQDPLWLAWATDLVNLRGAGDMSQYEFVLQNWTPARFKVGQMIGSSGILMGMALAMYRNVDPDKKAKYKSMYFSAALAVFLTGVTEPLEFMFMFAAVPLYAIYAVIQGAAFAMADILPLRVHSFGNIELLTRTPLAIKAGLGGDLINFVICVILFGVVTYFLANFLIKKFNFATPGRNGNYDSDSEETTNGTTAGPADQQIIQIIHLLGGKENIKDVDACMTRLRVTVADRGRVGSEDAWKRAGAMGLIVKDNGVQAVYGPKADVLKSDIEDLLQSGADIPEPQVKEVVMEKETATAALGIEKELYAVAKGEVIALAEVNDPVFSQKMMGDGFAVIPETDAITAPVAGKIVSVFPTKHAIGMETAEGAEVLIHMGIDTVQMAEPAFEVSVKEGQEVTPGTQIARMDLAKVKEQGKDTTIMVIFTDDKVKEVAITTLGSVEIGTEIGKIKL